Sequence from the Deltaproteobacteria bacterium genome:
CAATTGAAATTCCAGAGGGCTGTCCTCTTCATCGCGGCAGGGGGCCAGGATCAACGCCGGCGGGATTTTGGAGGACTAACCTGCGCCGGCTCCGTTGGAAGGGGCCCCGTCATTACCCCTCTCAATAGGCAGGTTGTTTTCAACCCAAACGCCCCATCCGTTTTCAAGGATACGGACATCTTGAAATCCGAACTCCAGTAATGCCTCGGCCAGTTTTCTGGCTAGAGGACAACGTGTTCCATCGCAGTAAGTCACAATGACGGCATCCTGTGGAACGTCGGCCAGTACGGAAGAAAAGTATCGATCGAATTCTTGGAGCGGAAGACTTCGGGCCCCGGCCAGATGCCCTTTTCGGAAGTCCTCGGGTGAGCGGGCATCCAGGAAAAAGGCTTTGCCGGATTGGAAGAGGCGGCGGGCCTCTTGAAGGGAGACCACCCGGATATCACCGGCTCCCCCGGGTGGAATCGGTTCCAAGGGGTTCAACCCTTCCGGGTGGAAGTGGTTGGCGAGAAGCCCCATCCCCGTGGCAAAGCAAAGGATGAGGGCTCCCTGCCAGAGAGAGGGGAAAAAGGAACGGTTCCAGCATGAAAGAAACATGGATTTATTACCCCTCAAGGTCATTTCAGGCAGCAATGGCAGCCGTTAACTTGTGCCCATCCAAAAATGGCCCTTTTCCTCAATCTTCCGCCTTTGCCGCTTGGCATCCCAAGCTGGGCGGTTAAAATCTTCGCCTTCCTTGACCTTGAACAAAATTGCCTGCTTTATGGATGGGCACTAACTTGAAATACGCCCCCAGATCCAGATTGTTATTTCGGGCCTTTCTGCATAGTTTGTCCGAAATTTCAGGAATCCCCTGTAATTGCCCGCTTTCCCGGGGATACTCTCCAGGCGGACCCTGAATTTTTTCCCTTTCTTGATTTCAAGTATTTCGTAAGTGAGCCTGCCTTTCAGGTTGAAATCCAGGGGGGTCAGCTTGAGGGGTTTTTCCCTCTCGGCGACGATTTCCACCTCTCTTTCAAGCTTTTCGCCTTCCTTGCCATAAAAATTGACATATCGGCGCGAGAGTGTAATGACCGGCTTGACAAATGCCTTCACGGTAAGGACCACCTCGGGCCTGCCCGGGTCGTTGGTGTAAAGGCGGGCCTTCTCGGTGACGGGGCCCTTGAATCCCTTGGTATTGACTGAAACGGTGATGGTTTCTTCTCCACCGGGGGGAATGATCCTGTTGAAGGATCCAACCGTGGTGCAGCCACAAGTGTGGAGGATCTTTTTGATTTCAAGGGGCTTGTCCCCCTTGTTCAGGATTTTGAAGGATCGCTGGATGATTTCTCCTTCCCAGACTTCATTGGAGTCGGGGAGGGGCTCCTGCAGGACCAACTCAGGGCCGTTTTCAGCCAGGGCCCCAGGGCAAGCGGGGCCCCAACCGGAAAGAAGGACGAGGAGGGCCCATGGCAGGGAAAATCTTATCCAGTCCTTTATCTTGAGGGGCATGTTCTCTACACCTCCCTCTGTCAAACAGCCTGTGATTATCCTTAATGCTCGTCAAAGGAATCTGGGGGTCGGCCGGCCCGTTTTTCCCCTTTCGGGGAAGACCCCATTTCCAAGGCTAACGCCTGCAGACCTCCTCACGGCGGATCCCGGGTAGTTTCGCCAAGATACTCGCAACTCCCGGGTCATCTTCGAGCCAATGCCGGAGGTTCCCGAGCAATGTCGCCACGTACGGGCTCTCGTTCCCGTCCGCGAGACGATAATTGACCCAGAGGCCGTCCTTTTCCGAAGATACGAATCCCGCATCTTCCAAGATCTTTAGATGCTTGGAAACGGTTGGCTGGGAAACCTCGAGGGCCGCCTGGATTTCGCAGACACAAAGGGTCCTTCGCTGGAGCATCTTTATGATTTTCACCCGGTTGGGGTCAGAAAGGGCCTTCATGGCCTTTAGAAAATTTTGCAATGATTTACTCCAGGGGTGTTATATTGTTGTTTGTGAATATAA
This genomic interval carries:
- a CDS encoding DUF1573 domain-containing protein, yielding MPLKIKDWIRFSLPWALLVLLSGWGPACPGALAENGPELVLQEPLPDSNEVWEGEIIQRSFKILNKGDKPLEIKKILHTCGCTTVGSFNRIIPPGGEETITVSVNTKGFKGPVTEKARLYTNDPGRPEVVLTVKAFVKPVITLSRRYVNFYGKEGEKLEREVEIVAEREKPLKLTPLDFNLKGRLTYEILEIKKGKKFRVRLESIPGKAGNYRGFLKFRTNYAERPEITIWIWGRISS
- a CDS encoding rhodanese-like domain-containing protein; this translates as MFLSCWNRSFFPSLWQGALILCFATGMGLLANHFHPEGLNPLEPIPPGGAGDIRVVSLQEARRLFQSGKAFFLDARSPEDFRKGHLAGARSLPLQEFDRYFSSVLADVPQDAVIVTYCDGTRCPLARKLAEALLEFGFQDVRILENGWGVWVENNLPIERGNDGAPSNGAGAG
- a CDS encoding winged helix-turn-helix transcriptional regulator, producing MQNFLKAMKALSDPNRVKIIKMLQRRTLCVCEIQAALEVSQPTVSKHLKILEDAGFVSSEKDGLWVNYRLADGNESPYVATLLGNLRHWLEDDPGVASILAKLPGIRREEVCRR